The genomic region CGCGGACGTCCCGCACACCAGGACCGACCTCTTCGGCACGACGGTCGGCTTCGGCACCGACCCCGTGTCCCCGGCCTTCGGCGCACGCGTCTTCGCGGCGGGCGACGGCGGCCACAGCGACTACCTCAAGCCGGGTTCGGTGTCCTTGGCCAACCTCGCCCGGATCGTGCTCGGGGAGACAAGGGAGGTGACCCGTGGGTGAGGTGATACAGCGACTGCGCCTCGGCGTCGAGCGGATCGACACGGCGACACCGGCCGACCGGGACCGCTGCGTCGACGCCCTGCGCGCCTTCGCGATACTCGGCGTGGTGCTCGGCCACTGGCTGGTCACGGCCCTGGTCGCGGACGGCGGCAGGCTGCGTACGTCGAGCCCGCTGGCGTACATGCCCTGGCTGGCTCCCATCTCCTGGGTCTTCCAGACGCTCGCCGTGTTCTTCCTGGTGGGCGGGCATGTGGCGACCAGAAGCTACGCGTCGGCGCGGGCCCGCGGCACGACGTACGGACGCTGGCTCGGTACGCGCCTGTCCCGCCTCTTCAAGCCGGTGGCGGCCGTTCTCGGGCTGTGGACCGTGGTCACGGTCGGCCTGCTCGTGACGGGCGCGGACCTGACGACGGTCCACGCGCTGCTGAAGCTGGTCCTGTCCCCTCTCTGGTTCCTGCTGGTCTTCGCCGCGCTGACGGCGGTGACTCCACTGGTGACCCGGATCAATCCCCTGTGGCCGCTGGCCGTCGTTCTCCACGTGGACCTCTTCCGCTTCGGGTTCGACGGCCCGTCCTGGCTGGGCTGGGTCAATGTGGTGGCGGGCTGGCTGGTGCCGTACACGCTGGGCGCGGCCTGGACCCGGGGCGAGCTGACCCGCCGCTCGGGCTGGGTGCTGCTCACGGGCGGCGCGGCGGTGACCGCGGGGCTCGTGGCGTGGGGCGGCTATCCGGCGTCGATGGTCGGCGTCCCCGGCGCCTCGATCTCCAACCTCGACCCGCCGACCCTGGCCGCGGTCACCTTCGGCCTGGCCCAGTGCGGTCTCGCTCTGCTCCTGCGTGAGCCGCTGCGCCGGGCGATGCGACGGCCGCTGGCCTGGGCGGCCGTGGCGGTCGTCAACCTCTCGGCGATGACGATATTCCTCTGGCACCAGACGGCGTTGATGGCGGTGACCGCGATGGGCCTGACGGCCGGTCATCTGCCGGGTCTGCACACGGTCCCCTCCAGCATGGTCTGGATACCGTTCCGCCTGGCCTGGCTTCCGGTCGTCGCCCTGGCGCTCATGCTCTGCTGGGCCGCGTTCCACGGGTACGAGAGCGGCGGTCACAGGAAAGGCGGTCACAAGGGCGGTCACAAGAAGGGCGGTCGCCGACGACGGACCGAGGAGGGCTCCCGAGTGGTGGTGGCTCGGCAGCGACGACCGGAAACGGCGAGGGACGAGGCGGTGCGCCATGTCTAGGGTGGTGCGGATGAGCGCGGTGGAGAAGAGGCTGACCCGCGGACTGCGGGTGCTGCGCGACGACCTGTGGAACGTCAGGGCGGACCCGCTGCCGCCCTCGGTGTGGCTGCGCTGGCTGCCGCACGGGCTGGTGTACCTGGTCGCGATAAGTACGACGCTCCTCACCTATGTCCTGATCACCGACAGTTACA from Streptomyces sp. NBC_00878 harbors:
- a CDS encoding acyltransferase, encoding MGEVIQRLRLGVERIDTATPADRDRCVDALRAFAILGVVLGHWLVTALVADGGRLRTSSPLAYMPWLAPISWVFQTLAVFFLVGGHVATRSYASARARGTTYGRWLGTRLSRLFKPVAAVLGLWTVVTVGLLVTGADLTTVHALLKLVLSPLWFLLVFAALTAVTPLVTRINPLWPLAVVLHVDLFRFGFDGPSWLGWVNVVAGWLVPYTLGAAWTRGELTRRSGWVLLTGGAAVTAGLVAWGGYPASMVGVPGASISNLDPPTLAAVTFGLAQCGLALLLREPLRRAMRRPLAWAAVAVVNLSAMTIFLWHQTALMAVTAMGLTAGHLPGLHTVPSSMVWIPFRLAWLPVVALALMLCWAAFHGYESGGHRKGGHKGGHKKGGRRRRTEEGSRVVVARQRRPETARDEAVRHV